One window from the genome of Dehalococcoidales bacterium encodes:
- a CDS encoding NADH-ubiquinone oxidoreductase-F iron-sulfur binding region domain-containing protein, with the protein MPEKQSTLLKKKLNSAADLETLRRALLAAKDKSRVNIAVCGGTGCRASGAEAVVKAFREEIAKNGLKVKVDFKETGCHGFCERGPVVVIGPERIFYQHVKPEDVPEILAETIAAGKVVERLLYTDPATGKKITRETDVPFYNKQTRLLLGANGEIDPREIDQYLAAGGYAALGKALLTMTPPQILDEIKRAGLRGRGGGGFPTARKWQSCMDAEGDIKYVICNADEGDPGSYQDRSILEGNPHSVIEGMIIGAYTIGSSQGYIYVRNEYPLAVEHARQAIKQALEYGLLGDDILGSGFSFHITINKGGGAFVCGESSALIASLEGKIGEPRAKYTHMAEKGLWDRPSLLNNVKTWANVPLIINRGADWYAKIGTAGSKGTMVFSLVGKINNSGLVEVPFGITLREMIYDIGGGIPGGKKFKAVQTGGPSGGCIPEQYLDTPVDFDELTKLGSMMGSGGIIVMDEDTCMVDVARYFIEFLKGESCGKCVPCREGLSKLSEILDRIVRGRGKPEDLDVMTDIGAILDIGALCALGRS; encoded by the coding sequence CGGCGCCGAGGCAGTGGTCAAAGCTTTCCGCGAAGAGATAGCCAAAAACGGGCTCAAGGTGAAAGTGGACTTTAAAGAGACGGGCTGCCACGGCTTCTGCGAGCGGGGCCCGGTGGTGGTCATCGGCCCGGAGCGCATTTTCTACCAGCACGTCAAACCGGAAGACGTGCCGGAAATACTCGCGGAGACCATCGCCGCCGGTAAAGTGGTGGAGCGGCTGCTTTACACTGACCCCGCCACCGGCAAAAAAATCACCCGTGAAACGGATGTTCCTTTTTATAACAAACAGACCCGCCTGCTGCTGGGCGCCAACGGGGAAATAGACCCGCGGGAGATAGACCAGTACCTCGCCGCCGGGGGGTACGCCGCCCTGGGCAAGGCGCTGTTGACCATGACCCCGCCGCAAATCCTGGATGAAATCAAACGCGCCGGCCTACGCGGGCGGGGCGGCGGCGGCTTCCCTACCGCGCGTAAGTGGCAGTCCTGCATGGACGCCGAAGGCGATATCAAGTACGTTATCTGCAACGCGGATGAAGGCGACCCCGGCTCGTACCAGGACCGCAGTATTTTAGAGGGTAATCCCCACAGCGTTATCGAGGGGATGATTATCGGGGCTTACACTATCGGCTCCAGCCAGGGCTACATCTATGTCCGCAATGAATACCCCCTGGCGGTGGAGCACGCCCGCCAGGCCATCAAGCAGGCCCTGGAGTACGGGCTGCTCGGGGATGATATCCTGGGCTCCGGCTTCAGCTTCCATATCACCATCAACAAGGGGGGCGGGGCTTTTGTCTGCGGCGAGTCCAGCGCCCTGATAGCTTCTTTGGAGGGGAAAATCGGCGAACCCAGGGCCAAGTACACCCACATGGCGGAAAAGGGGCTCTGGGACCGGCCCAGCCTGCTGAACAATGTCAAGACCTGGGCCAACGTGCCGCTGATTATCAACCGCGGGGCGGACTGGTACGCTAAAATAGGCACCGCCGGCAGCAAGGGCACCATGGTCTTTTCCCTGGTGGGCAAAATCAACAACTCCGGCCTGGTGGAGGTGCCCTTCGGCATTACCTTGCGGGAGATGATTTACGATATCGGCGGGGGGATACCGGGAGGCAAAAAGTTTAAAGCCGTGCAGACCGGCGGGCCGTCCGGCGGCTGTATCCCGGAGCAGTACCTGGACACGCCGGTGGACTTCGACGAGCTGACCAAGCTCGGCTCGATGATGGGCTCCGGCGGCATTATCGTCATGGACGAGGACACCTGCATGGTGGACGTGGCCCGCTACTTTATCGAGTTCCTCAAGGGCGAGTCCTGCGGCAAGTGCGTCCCCTGCCGCGAGGGATTAAGCAAGCTCAGCGAAATCCTCGACCGCATTGTCCGCGGCCGGGGCAAGCCGGAAGACCTGGACGTCATGACGGACATCGGCGCTATCCTGGATATCGGCGCGCTCTGCGCGCTGGGGCGTTCGTGA